From Actinomyces slackii, a single genomic window includes:
- a CDS encoding ABC transporter ATP-binding protein: protein MSIEAVQVTRYFGQAAAVWQLDLSVPSGSVTGLVGPNGAGKTTLLLMLAGLLRPDSGSIRVAGLDPVAQPRQVHQAVGWMPDAFGTWDSLTCSEILETFAVAQDVERSTIMDRVQEMLRTVHLADMASAPARVLSRGQKQRLGLARALVHRPQVLLLDEPASGMDPRSRADLRILLRELAGAGVTVLVSSHILGELEEMVDHVAFVSRGRTVHGAVSGADEAGDAGVETAEGSTGAAGRPRPVRTAWRMRALDGDLLADWLRGSELAGVVEEPGAVRLELADDRAAAQALRQAVEAGVEVMAFGPVTGTLEETYLAMEEERR from the coding sequence ATGAGCATTGAGGCCGTTCAGGTGACCCGGTACTTCGGGCAGGCAGCCGCTGTCTGGCAGCTAGACCTGTCCGTGCCCAGCGGCAGCGTCACGGGCCTGGTGGGCCCCAATGGCGCGGGCAAGACAACGCTGCTGCTCATGCTGGCGGGGCTGCTGCGCCCCGACTCCGGATCGATCCGGGTGGCGGGCCTGGACCCGGTGGCCCAGCCCCGTCAGGTGCATCAGGCGGTGGGCTGGATGCCGGATGCCTTCGGCACCTGGGACTCCCTGACCTGCAGCGAGATCCTGGAGACCTTCGCCGTGGCGCAGGATGTGGAGCGGTCCACGATCATGGACCGGGTCCAGGAGATGCTGCGCACCGTGCACCTCGCGGACATGGCCAGCGCCCCGGCGCGGGTGCTCTCGCGCGGCCAGAAGCAGCGCCTGGGCCTGGCCCGCGCCCTGGTGCACCGCCCGCAGGTGCTGCTGCTGGATGAGCCCGCCTCCGGGATGGATCCACGATCGCGCGCCGACCTGCGCATCCTGCTGCGCGAGCTGGCGGGGGCCGGGGTCACCGTCCTGGTCTCCAGTCACATCCTCGGCGAGCTGGAGGAGATGGTCGACCACGTCGCCTTCGTCTCCCGGGGGCGCACCGTGCACGGGGCCGTGAGCGGCGCTGATGAGGCCGGCGACGCCGGCGTGGAGACCGCTGAGGGCTCGACCGGTGCCGCGGGGCGGCCGCGACCGGTGCGCACCGCCTGGCGGATGCGCGCACTCGACGGGGATCTCCTGGCCGACTGGCTCCGAGGCTCGGAATTGGCGGGAGTGGTTGAGGAGCCTGGCGCTGTGCGCCTGGAGCTGGCCGACGACCGCGCCGCCGCGCAGGCGCTGCGCCAGGCGGTGGAGGCCGGCGTCGAGGTGATGGCATTCGGGCCGGTGACCGGGACCCTGGAGGAGACCTATCTGGCCATGGAGGAGGAGCGGCGATGA
- a CDS encoding ABC transporter permease, which translates to MSWKGVRTVAVLELRQRVRATRWRLMLAIWAVVLALVCGGLMAAMLANGYHPASRDYLALYDVVVCFVLGIGLIVAPTLSAMSINGDRADATLALLQATALRAREIAVGKLLAAWLAAMTFLAVALPFLAVLALMADASPLTLLGHALVLLVTLGSVCAIGLGMSGLTARTSASAVLTYLVVAVLVVGTPLATAASTMAARGTQRVIYYEADYDASTDDSVKCEEKPHVEIEEVIHTDRIWWMLTPNPFLMLADISARDTRGDPYAGLLKSSGLGIDEMRNPQPAEVVHYFCDRTATEEPSFDEDSQSPQHLAFWPAGLLVLVLLGTGGVVAAVRRLEVPAGRLPKGVRLA; encoded by the coding sequence ATGAGCTGGAAGGGCGTGCGCACCGTTGCGGTGCTGGAGTTGCGTCAGCGCGTGAGGGCCACGCGCTGGCGCCTGATGCTGGCCATCTGGGCGGTCGTCCTCGCACTGGTCTGCGGTGGGCTGATGGCCGCGATGCTGGCGAACGGCTATCACCCGGCTTCCCGGGACTACCTCGCCCTGTACGACGTCGTCGTCTGCTTCGTCCTGGGCATCGGGCTCATCGTGGCGCCCACGCTCTCGGCGATGTCGATCAACGGAGATAGGGCCGATGCCACGCTCGCACTGCTGCAGGCCACCGCGCTGCGCGCCCGTGAGATCGCGGTGGGCAAGCTCCTGGCCGCCTGGTTGGCGGCCATGACCTTCCTGGCGGTAGCGCTGCCCTTCCTGGCGGTCCTGGCGCTCATGGCCGATGCGAGCCCGCTGACACTGCTGGGGCATGCGCTGGTTCTTCTCGTCACGCTGGGCTCGGTGTGCGCGATCGGCCTGGGGATGTCCGGCCTGACCGCGCGCACCTCGGCCTCCGCGGTTCTGACCTACCTGGTGGTCGCGGTGCTGGTGGTGGGCACGCCCCTGGCCACCGCGGCGTCCACGATGGCGGCCCGTGGAACGCAGAGAGTCATCTACTACGAGGCGGACTACGACGCCTCGACCGACGACTCGGTGAAGTGCGAGGAGAAGCCGCACGTGGAGATCGAGGAGGTGATCCACACCGACCGCATCTGGTGGATGCTCACCCCCAATCCCTTCCTCATGCTGGCGGATATCAGCGCCCGCGACACGAGAGGGGACCCGTACGCGGGGCTGCTCAAGTCCTCTGGCTTGGGCATCGATGAGATGCGCAATCCGCAGCCCGCAGAGGTCGTTCACTACTTCTGCGACCGAACGGCCACCGAGGAGCCCTCCTTCGATGAGGACTCGCAGTCTCCCCAGCATCTGGCGTTCTGGCCCGCGGGGCTGCTGGTGCTGGTGCTCCTGGGCACGGGCGGGGTCGTCGCCGCCGTCAGGCGCCTGGAGGTGCCGGCCGGGAGGCTGCCCAAGGGCGTGCGCCTGGCCTGA
- the recR gene encoding recombination mediator RecR, translating to MPAIYEGAVQDLIDEFGELPGIGPKSAQRMAFHVLSADTAAVERLIEALRAVKAKVRFCETCGNIAEAPQCGICLDPRRDSRVICVVEEPKDVVAIERTREYRGLYHVLGGAIDPINGVGPDDLRMRELFARVAGVEEIILATDPDVVGEATAAYLTRMLRSMEVPVSRLASGLPVGSDLEYADEVTLGRAFEGRRRVED from the coding sequence ATGCCCGCGATCTACGAGGGAGCGGTCCAGGACCTCATCGACGAGTTCGGCGAGTTGCCGGGCATCGGACCCAAGTCGGCCCAGCGCATGGCCTTCCATGTCCTGTCCGCCGATACGGCCGCCGTCGAGCGGCTCATCGAGGCGCTGCGCGCGGTCAAGGCCAAGGTCAGGTTCTGCGAGACCTGCGGCAATATCGCTGAGGCCCCCCAATGCGGTATCTGCCTGGACCCGCGCCGCGACAGCCGGGTGATCTGCGTGGTCGAGGAGCCCAAGGATGTCGTCGCCATCGAGCGCACCCGGGAGTACCGGGGCCTCTATCACGTGCTCGGCGGGGCGATCGACCCCATCAACGGGGTGGGTCCCGATGACCTGCGCATGCGCGAGCTCTTCGCCCGCGTCGCCGGGGTGGAGGAGATCATCCTGGCCACCGACCCCGACGTCGTCGGCGAGGCCACGGCCGCCTACCTCACCCGCATGCTGCGCTCCATGGAGGTGCCGGTCTCCCGGCTGGCCTCCGGGCTGCCGGTGGGCAGTGACCTGGAGTACGCCGATGAGGTGACCCTGGGCCGAGCCTTCGAGGGCCGGCGCCGGGTGGAGGACTGA
- a CDS encoding DNA polymerase III subunit gamma and tau, with protein MTTALYRRYRPDTFQDVIGQEHVTAPLMAALRAERVTHAYLFSGPRGCGKTTSARILARCLNCAQAPTDTPCGQCPSCRNLATGGPGSLDVVEIDAASHNGVDDARDLRERAAFAPARDRYKIFILDEAHMVTAQGFNALLKLVEEPPAHVKFIFATTEPEKVIGTIRSRTHHYPFRLVPPDTLEGYLGHLCGAEGVSAGPGVFPLVVRAGGGSVRDTLSVMDQLIGGAVDGAVDYQRAVALLGYTDTTMLDQCVDAIAAGDGAGVFRVVDRVVTSGHDPRRFVEDLLQRLRDLLVIALAGSQAGPALGSLPDDELTRMDLQARTMGAAVLSRAADTTAQALTAMVGATSPRLQLELLVARLVIPAQPRGEAQAPAAPVGSAGSAGPAQQGGQVAPAASAGAGSGRAVAGTTAPASRPGETPAGPGGASGSDGPAAGAGSPVVVDWEGTGASAPASPSPEPTQARAAAQAPQAAPQAVSAPPAVEDSGAADGERPQPGVPSSPPAAAQGPGAAEAEMIRTRWEEVLEAAKRSRRATWALVGPNSRPGTLTAGVFTLLFNAPGLVGAFENGGHGPIFSAAIHQALGLRVEVHAILAGPDGPGGPGGPGGGAPDPSVPSGPGGQADWAAPVAPASAGDVGGWERSASPGGGALGPQALDQGSASGVEPDPRASAAALGPEPEEEPGEPTAAEEPEPVWDEAVPPEPLADVEVPASEPANEPANEPANELANQSAYEEAESWTPGPGTTVPWAGESAIEQDWAVGPAAGRGMPQAQAAPGSEPSEEIGAEPQGQSDRPEPATATPVADDAAPGDQAADISVPPVEDPAPADDGWGPVAVPGGQATPDAAGSVEADGGSGPASVDDDGWGPVAVPGGQATPDAAESVEADGGSGPALADDDGWGPVAVPGGQASPAAVEPAEAPEDSGAGERDGAQVPAASPEPEAPLATVHRLRALPPMPEPQPQQAAPQRPGLTPVSWDGPAFSDGVPLPEEPGDPDGPAGPEPASPGIAAPSPDAATWTPTGVPGSKLAAAMAAARAAAEATEFSLEEDTPSEDDEDAEDAGVVGLEVVKRILGATVIEEVTVTQEGH; from the coding sequence GTGACCACCGCCCTGTACCGCCGCTACCGCCCCGACACCTTCCAGGACGTCATCGGGCAGGAGCACGTGACCGCCCCGCTCATGGCGGCGCTGCGCGCCGAGCGCGTGACCCACGCCTACCTCTTCTCCGGCCCGCGCGGCTGCGGCAAGACCACCAGCGCGCGCATCCTGGCCCGCTGCCTCAACTGCGCCCAGGCCCCCACCGACACCCCCTGCGGCCAGTGCCCCTCCTGCAGGAATCTGGCCACCGGCGGGCCGGGCAGCCTGGACGTCGTCGAGATCGACGCCGCCAGCCACAACGGGGTCGACGACGCCCGCGACCTGCGCGAGCGCGCCGCCTTCGCCCCTGCCCGGGATCGCTACAAGATCTTCATCCTCGACGAGGCCCACATGGTCACCGCCCAGGGATTCAACGCCCTGCTCAAGCTCGTCGAGGAGCCGCCGGCGCATGTGAAGTTCATCTTCGCCACCACTGAGCCGGAGAAGGTCATCGGCACCATCCGCTCACGCACCCACCACTACCCCTTCCGCCTTGTCCCGCCCGACACCCTGGAGGGCTACCTGGGGCACCTGTGCGGCGCCGAGGGCGTGAGCGCCGGGCCCGGCGTCTTCCCCCTGGTGGTGCGCGCCGGCGGGGGCAGCGTGCGCGACACCCTGTCCGTCATGGACCAGCTCATCGGCGGGGCGGTCGACGGCGCCGTTGACTACCAGCGCGCCGTCGCCCTGCTGGGCTACACGGACACGACCATGCTCGACCAGTGCGTGGATGCCATCGCCGCCGGCGATGGCGCCGGGGTCTTCCGTGTGGTGGACCGCGTGGTCACCTCCGGGCATGATCCGCGCCGCTTCGTCGAGGACCTCCTCCAGCGCCTGCGCGACCTGCTGGTCATCGCCCTGGCCGGGTCCCAGGCCGGTCCCGCCCTGGGATCCCTGCCCGACGACGAGCTGACCCGCATGGACCTCCAGGCCCGCACCATGGGTGCCGCTGTCCTGTCGCGCGCCGCGGATACGACGGCGCAGGCCCTGACCGCCATGGTGGGAGCCACCTCGCCCCGCCTCCAGCTCGAGCTCCTCGTGGCCCGGCTCGTCATCCCCGCCCAGCCCCGGGGCGAGGCCCAGGCGCCTGCGGCACCGGTGGGGTCGGCGGGGTCTGCGGGGCCGGCGCAGCAGGGCGGCCAGGTCGCGCCGGCCGCCTCCGCCGGGGCGGGATCGGGCAGGGCGGTCGCTGGGACCACTGCGCCGGCCTCCCGACCAGGCGAGACGCCGGCCGGGCCCGGTGGGGCCAGCGGGTCCGATGGACCCGCGGCCGGGGCGGGCTCGCCTGTCGTCGTGGACTGGGAGGGGACGGGAGCCTCGGCGCCCGCCTCCCCGAGCCCCGAGCCCACCCAGGCTCGCGCCGCCGCTCAGGCCCCGCAGGCCGCCCCGCAGGCCGTCTCCGCGCCCCCCGCCGTCGAGGACTCCGGGGCTGCGGACGGGGAGCGCCCGCAGCCGGGGGTGCCCAGCAGCCCCCCAGCGGCCGCGCAGGGGCCCGGTGCGGCCGAGGCGGAGATGATCCGCACCCGCTGGGAGGAGGTGCTGGAGGCGGCCAAGCGCTCCCGGCGCGCCACCTGGGCCCTCGTGGGGCCGAACTCGCGCCCCGGCACCCTGACGGCCGGCGTCTTCACGCTCCTATTCAACGCGCCGGGCCTGGTGGGTGCCTTTGAGAATGGCGGGCACGGCCCGATCTTCTCCGCCGCCATCCACCAGGCCCTGGGGCTGCGGGTGGAGGTCCACGCCATCCTTGCCGGCCCCGACGGTCCAGGCGGCCCCGGCGGGCCCGGCGGTGGGGCGCCTGATCCATCGGTTCCCTCCGGCCCGGGCGGACAGGCCGACTGGGCCGCTCCGGTCGCGCCCGCCTCCGCGGGGGACGTCGGCGGCTGGGAGCGCAGCGCGAGCCCAGGAGGAGGCGCCTTGGGCCCCCAGGCCCTCGACCAGGGCAGTGCGAGCGGCGTCGAGCCCGATCCGCGGGCGTCGGCTGCGGCCCTGGGCCCTGAGCCCGAGGAGGAGCCGGGTGAGCCCACGGCTGCGGAGGAGCCTGAGCCAGTGTGGGATGAGGCGGTGCCGCCCGAGCCCCTTGCCGACGTCGAGGTGCCGGCCAGTGAGCCTGCCAACGAGCCTGCCAACGAGCCTGCCAACGAGCTGGCCAATCAGTCGGCCTATGAGGAGGCGGAGTCCTGGACGCCCGGCCCGGGGACCACCGTGCCCTGGGCCGGCGAGTCCGCGATCGAGCAGGACTGGGCGGTGGGGCCGGCTGCGGGCCGGGGGATGCCGCAGGCACAGGCCGCCCCTGGATCGGAGCCCTCCGAGGAGATCGGGGCCGAGCCGCAGGGCCAGAGTGATCGGCCCGAGCCTGCCACGGCGACGCCGGTCGCCGATGATGCCGCGCCCGGTGATCAGGCGGCTGATATCAGCGTTCCCCCCGTTGAGGACCCGGCCCCCGCCGATGACGGCTGGGGGCCGGTCGCCGTTCCCGGCGGTCAGGCGACCCCGGATGCCGCCGGGTCCGTGGAGGCGGATGGGGGCTCCGGTCCGGCGTCTGTCGACGATGACGGCTGGGGGCCGGTCGCCGTTCCCGGTGGTCAGGCGACCCCGGATGCTGCCGAGTCCGTGGAGGCGGATGGGGGCTCCGGTCCGGCGCTTGCCGACGATGACGGCTGGGGGCCGGTCGCCGTTCCCGGCGGTCAGGCATCCCCGGCTGCCGTCGAGCCTGCGGAGGCGCCTGAGGATTCCGGGGCTGGGGAGAGGGACGGTGCCCAGGTTCCAGCGGCCTCTCCCGAGCCCGAGGCGCCCCTGGCGACCGTCCACCGCCTGCGCGCGCTGCCGCCAATGCCCGAGCCTCAGCCGCAGCAGGCCGCGCCGCAGCGGCCGGGGCTGACGCCTGTCAGCTGGGACGGCCCTGCCTTCTCCGACGGCGTCCCCCTGCCCGAAGAGCCCGGGGACCCGGATGGGCCCGCCGGCCCCGAGCCCGCCTCCCCGGGCATAGCGGCCCCCAGCCCCGACGCCGCCACCTGGACACCCACGGGCGTTCCCGGCTCCAAGCTCGCCGCCGCCATGGCCGCCGCCCGCGCCGCAGCCGAGGCCACCGAGTTCTCCCTGGAGGAGGACACCCCCAGCGAGGATGACGAGGACGCCGAGGACGCGGGGGTCGTCGGCCTGGAGGTGGTCAAGCGGATCCTGGGGGCCACCGTCATCGAGGAGGTCACCGTGACCCAGGAGGGACACTGA
- a CDS encoding SLC13 family permease, translating into MSTPVTHPSTSQAAGQQATPPSPGTRRRQAIGGGLGVVLAIAAYVAMPDDALSTVLAADPEAAGTVTEHGLRLTAAVAILMGAWWMSEAIPLAATALVPLVIFPIANVSSLEDTAKPYASGTIFLFMGGFMLALAMQRWNLHRRIALLTVTALGVRPKSLVLGFMLATGFLSMWVSNTATAVMMLPIGTSILILTGQMEQASGQGRSGRTRFATGLMLGIAYAASIGSLGTIIGTPPNTLLIAHLRETYGIGIGFGQWMVMGVPLAVVFLLIAWWLLTSVLFRPEIDEIPGGKEIIRDELRAMGPLTSGEACVAVVFVTAALSWALIPTLWPDSPLSDNVIAVLVALVLFAVPAPGQKGTRLLDWESAKDLPWDVLLLFGGGLALSAQFSSQGLSVWIGESAKGLGVLPVVLLVAAVTCLVIFLTELTSNTATAAAFLPIIGGIAVGLGIDPLLLVVPVALAATCAFMLPVATPPNAIAYGSGYVDMKDMIKAGMWLNIIGLILITITVLGLGVPVLGIEL; encoded by the coding sequence ATGAGTACACCCGTGACCCACCCGTCCACCAGCCAAGCAGCAGGCCAGCAGGCCACACCCCCCTCGCCAGGCACGCGCCGCAGGCAGGCCATCGGAGGCGGCCTCGGCGTCGTCCTGGCCATCGCCGCGTATGTGGCCATGCCGGATGACGCACTGAGCACGGTCCTGGCCGCCGATCCAGAGGCGGCCGGCACCGTCACCGAGCATGGGCTGCGCCTGACCGCGGCCGTGGCCATCCTCATGGGCGCCTGGTGGATGAGCGAGGCCATCCCGCTGGCCGCCACCGCCCTCGTGCCGTTGGTCATCTTCCCCATCGCCAACGTCTCCAGCCTCGAGGACACCGCCAAGCCCTACGCCTCAGGCACCATCTTCCTCTTCATGGGCGGCTTCATGCTCGCCCTGGCCATGCAGCGCTGGAACCTCCACCGCCGCATCGCCCTGCTCACCGTCACGGCCCTGGGCGTCAGGCCCAAGAGCCTTGTCCTGGGCTTCATGCTCGCCACCGGCTTCCTGTCGATGTGGGTGTCCAACACGGCGACCGCCGTCATGATGCTGCCCATCGGCACCTCGATCCTCATCCTGACCGGCCAGATGGAGCAGGCCTCCGGCCAGGGGAGATCCGGCCGGACCCGCTTCGCCACCGGGCTCATGCTCGGCATCGCCTATGCCGCCTCCATCGGGTCCCTGGGGACGATCATCGGAACCCCGCCCAACACCCTCCTCATCGCCCACCTCCGGGAGACCTACGGCATCGGCATCGGATTCGGCCAGTGGATGGTCATGGGCGTGCCGCTGGCCGTCGTCTTCCTCCTCATCGCCTGGTGGCTGCTGACCAGCGTCCTGTTCCGGCCCGAGATCGATGAGATCCCCGGCGGCAAGGAGATCATCCGCGACGAGCTGCGCGCCATGGGGCCGCTGACCTCCGGGGAGGCATGCGTGGCGGTGGTGTTCGTGACCGCCGCGCTGTCCTGGGCGCTCATCCCCACCCTGTGGCCCGACTCCCCGCTGAGCGACAACGTCATCGCGGTCCTCGTGGCCCTTGTGCTGTTCGCCGTGCCCGCCCCGGGGCAGAAAGGCACGCGCCTGCTCGACTGGGAGTCCGCCAAGGACCTGCCCTGGGATGTCCTGCTGCTGTTCGGCGGCGGCCTGGCGCTGTCCGCCCAGTTCTCCTCCCAGGGCCTGAGCGTGTGGATCGGGGAGTCCGCCAAGGGGCTCGGCGTCCTGCCGGTCGTCCTCCTCGTGGCGGCGGTGACATGCCTGGTCATCTTCCTGACCGAGCTGACCTCCAACACCGCCACCGCGGCCGCCTTCCTGCCGATCATCGGCGGGATCGCCGTCGGCCTGGGGATCGACCCCCTCCTGCTGGTGGTGCCGGTCGCGCTCGCGGCCACCTGCGCCTTCATGCTCCCCGTGGCCACCCCGCCCAATGCGATCGCCTACGGCTCGGGGTACGTGGACATGAAGGACATGATCAAGGCCGGGATGTGGCTCAACATCATCGGGCTCATCCTCATCACGATCACCGTCCTGGGCCTGGGGGTCCCCGTGCTGGGGATCGAGCTCTGA
- a CDS encoding septum formation family protein, whose amino-acid sequence MRTLKHVLTLPMIAALALSVSGCSVVQSLIGGTHSVDLAVGDCIKSLDGDVTGSDNQVGQVQVVDCSEPHLYEVYAEVELSGDSLPSATEVETEAEDACFGSGFEEYVGAPVTETEYVATYLSPSQDTWDAGDRKVTCVLSTLDESELTASAKDSAK is encoded by the coding sequence ATGCGAACCCTCAAGCATGTCCTTACCCTTCCCATGATCGCAGCCCTGGCCCTGTCGGTGTCGGGGTGCTCAGTTGTTCAGTCGCTGATCGGCGGGACGCACTCGGTGGATCTCGCCGTGGGCGACTGCATCAAGAGCCTTGACGGCGATGTCACCGGCTCAGACAACCAGGTCGGCCAGGTCCAGGTGGTCGACTGCTCCGAGCCCCATCTCTACGAGGTCTACGCCGAGGTCGAGCTGAGCGGCGACTCGCTGCCCTCGGCGACCGAGGTCGAGACGGAGGCCGAGGACGCCTGCTTCGGCTCTGGGTTCGAGGAGTATGTGGGTGCTCCCGTCACCGAGACGGAGTACGTCGCCACTTACCTCTCCCCCAGCCAGGACACCTGGGATGCGGGCGACCGCAAGGTGACCTGCGTGCTGTCGACTCTGGATGAGTCCGAGTTGACGGCCTCGGCCAAGGACAGCGCGAAGTGA
- a CDS encoding LytR C-terminal domain-containing protein, producing the protein MSTPADPRTEYRRRALRRQTTVIGSIAAIMVGLVTLSMLVWTGVIPIKGPGFSSSEVTQAYTPPPCPPEGATTVALTDLTINVYNGSETVGLAGTVEEALTDAGLSVANAADWPQGTYEGGVQIMSSPAGLTNAYSLAQVFKDAVVQLDPTLDAEDTSVSVVLGNKYGHTVLSAEEIEPITGGGQAISAPANCVVPSPAATKKS; encoded by the coding sequence GTGAGCACGCCTGCAGATCCACGCACTGAGTACCGGCGCCGCGCCCTGCGCCGTCAGACCACTGTCATCGGCTCGATCGCCGCGATCATGGTCGGACTGGTGACCCTCAGCATGCTGGTGTGGACAGGCGTGATTCCGATCAAGGGGCCGGGCTTCTCCAGCTCGGAGGTCACTCAGGCCTACACCCCGCCGCCCTGCCCCCCGGAGGGCGCCACCACGGTGGCTCTGACGGACCTGACCATCAATGTCTACAACGGCTCGGAGACCGTGGGCCTGGCGGGCACCGTCGAGGAGGCCCTGACTGACGCCGGCCTGAGCGTCGCCAATGCCGCGGACTGGCCGCAGGGCACCTATGAGGGCGGCGTACAGATCATGTCCTCGCCCGCTGGGCTGACCAACGCCTACTCCCTGGCCCAGGTCTTCAAAGACGCCGTCGTGCAGCTCGACCCCACCCTGGATGCTGAGGACACCAGCGTCTCGGTGGTCCTGGGCAACAAGTACGGCCACACGGTGCTGTCCGCCGAGGAGATCGAGCCCATCACCGGCGGCGGCCAGGCCATCTCCGCCCCGGCGAACTGCGTGGTCCCCTCCCCAGCCGCCACGAAGAAGAGCTGA
- a CDS encoding uracil-xanthine permease family protein, protein MSPSSSSSRLGWSLHGDGRSIAPGEVVGPSERLTWPRTVGIGVQHVVAMFGATFLVPLLTGFDPATTLFFTGVGTLLFLGITSGRLPSYLGSSFALIAPIGAVTGYVADGGGPLDPAKASLAQGGVVSAGLALVLVGAIVHVAGAAWIDRLMPPIVTGAIVSLIGFNLAPSAWNNVKQAPVTAVVTIASIVVITVLFKGIIGRLAILIGVLIGYATAVVRGEVDFSAISSAPWLGAPEFRAPSFDVSLLGLFVPVVLVLVAENIGHVKSVAAMTGENLDGVTGRALVADGLSTALAGAGGGSGTTTYAENIGVMAATRVYSTAAYVVAALTALGLSLLPKFGEVIATIPPGVLGGAATVLYGMIGMLGVRIWVQNRVDFSDPVNLNTAAVSMVVAIANYTLVAGSVTFEGIALGSVAAIAIYHLMRWISRVRGTNLEQASPASAPAGTELEGPAYSSRAAQH, encoded by the coding sequence GTGTCCCCATCGTCCTCATCGTCTCGCCTTGGCTGGAGTCTTCACGGGGATGGCCGATCCATCGCCCCCGGGGAGGTCGTCGGCCCCTCGGAGCGCCTGACATGGCCGCGCACCGTGGGCATCGGCGTCCAGCACGTCGTCGCCATGTTCGGCGCGACCTTCCTGGTGCCCCTGCTCACCGGATTCGATCCCGCCACCACGCTCTTCTTCACCGGAGTGGGCACGCTCCTGTTCCTGGGGATCACCAGCGGTCGCCTGCCCAGCTACCTGGGCTCCTCCTTCGCCCTGATCGCCCCCATCGGGGCCGTGACCGGCTATGTGGCCGACGGCGGAGGGCCCCTCGACCCGGCCAAGGCCTCCCTGGCTCAGGGCGGGGTGGTCTCCGCCGGCCTGGCGCTGGTGCTGGTCGGCGCGATCGTGCACGTGGCGGGGGCGGCCTGGATCGACCGGCTCATGCCGCCCATCGTCACCGGGGCGATCGTCTCCCTCATCGGCTTCAACCTGGCGCCCTCGGCCTGGAACAACGTCAAGCAGGCGCCGGTGACGGCGGTGGTGACGATCGCCTCGATCGTGGTCATCACCGTGCTGTTCAAGGGGATCATCGGCCGCCTGGCCATTCTCATCGGCGTGCTCATCGGCTACGCCACGGCGGTGGTGCGCGGGGAGGTGGACTTCTCGGCGATCTCCTCGGCCCCGTGGCTGGGGGCTCCGGAGTTCCGCGCACCGTCCTTCGACGTCTCCCTGCTGGGGCTGTTCGTCCCGGTGGTGCTGGTGCTGGTGGCCGAGAACATCGGGCACGTGAAGTCGGTGGCGGCCATGACCGGGGAGAACCTCGATGGGGTGACTGGCCGCGCTCTGGTGGCCGACGGCCTGTCCACGGCCCTGGCGGGAGCCGGGGGAGGCTCGGGAACCACCACCTACGCGGAGAACATCGGGGTCATGGCGGCCACGCGCGTCTACTCCACGGCCGCCTACGTGGTGGCGGCCCTCACCGCTCTGGGCCTGTCACTGCTGCCGAAGTTCGGCGAGGTCATCGCCACCATCCCGCCCGGGGTGCTCGGCGGGGCGGCCACGGTGCTCTACGGGATGATCGGCATGCTGGGCGTTCGCATCTGGGTGCAGAACCGCGTGGACTTCTCCGACCCGGTCAACCTCAACACGGCGGCCGTGTCCATGGTGGTGGCCATCGCCAACTACACGCTGGTGGCCGGCTCGGTGACCTTCGAGGGGATCGCCCTGGGGTCGGTGGCGGCGATCGCCATCTACCACCTCATGCGCTGGATCTCGCGGGTGCGCGGCACCAACCTGGAGCAGGCCTCGCCGGCCTCGGCTCCGGCCGGCACGGAGCTGGAGGGCCCCGCCTACTCCTCGCGCGCGGCGCAGCACTGA
- a CDS encoding DUF4190 domain-containing protein, which yields MSTVPPGPYAPGAQAARAQYPSAPAAPAQPVAPVPPALGGATAGLPEGFVFPGTDQVNPVEVFATPGYQSPQPRTDPVAFAALVFALLSFLPGIGLVAAGFGAWALHRLRRSRASGEAMAWLAVVVGTATSVAFLWFLGILALVS from the coding sequence ATGAGCACAGTGCCTCCCGGACCGTACGCGCCCGGCGCTCAGGCTGCCCGCGCCCAGTACCCTTCCGCGCCGGCCGCCCCGGCTCAGCCAGTCGCTCCCGTCCCGCCCGCCCTCGGGGGCGCCACCGCGGGCCTTCCCGAGGGCTTCGTCTTCCCCGGCACGGACCAGGTCAATCCCGTCGAGGTCTTCGCCACTCCTGGCTACCAGTCACCACAGCCGCGGACCGACCCCGTGGCCTTCGCGGCCCTGGTCTTCGCCCTGCTCAGCTTCCTCCCCGGGATAGGACTGGTCGCCGCCGGCTTTGGCGCGTGGGCGCTGCATCGTCTGCGGCGCTCCCGGGCCTCCGGCGAGGCAATGGCCTGGCTGGCGGTGGTGGTGGGAACAGCCACCTCCGTGGCATTCCTGTGGTTCTTGGGCATCCTCGCCCTGGTGTCCTAA